The genome window CTGGCCCTCGCGGCCGTCGGGCTTCTTCTCGTTGGCGAAGGCAAAATAGGTCGCGCGGTCGTCCCCGCGGAGGAGCGCCAGAAGCGCATCCGCGAGGAGCGCCCCGGCGTCGATCTCGATGGCGAGGAACGGGCCGTTGGCGCCGGCCTTCTCCCAGGCGGCCCCGACGTCCTGGCGGCCGTTCCGTGTGCGTCGCGTGTCGCTCGTCGACATGGCAGGCTCCTTTCCGGCCTCAGCGCGGCAGCTCGCCGGTGGCGATCCGCACGCGCCCGAGAATGTTGATGATGACGCGCCGGACCTCGCCGCCGGCGCGGACGGTGAGCGTACCGAAGGGCACCGCGAAGCCCTTCGGCGAGAAGCGAATGGTGGTGTTTCCCGAGCTGACGACCCCGTCCACCAGGGCATGCGGGCCGACCACGGTGCGCGCCTGTCGGCCGGGATTCTCGACGATCCGGAACGCGTGACCATCGCGCTCGATGACGAGCGCGTGCATCACCCCGGTGGCGCGGGCGCGCGCCCGGGTTGCGTGGACGGCGGCATAGAGGTCTCCCGCCGCGCCGTTCGCCCGGAAGGTCTCGGTGACGCGACCGAGCGCCCCGACGGCCGGGGCGGCGAGGCCGACGCCGACCGCCAGCAGGGCGAGCACGGCGCCCAGCTCGATCAGCGTGACGCCGCGTTCCCCCCGGATCCGCATGCCCGTGGCCGAGAGCAACCGCAGTGCCAGCGACGCGGCGGGGCGCGCCGAGGCGCGCTCCGGCCTGCGCCGGCGCGCGGTTACAGCGAGTGCGCGGGGCGATGTGGCAGGCCGAGCCGTCAGCTCGTGGGTACGGGGCGTGCCGACTGGATTCGGCGCCGCTCAGGCGAGGCGATAGCGGGGTGGGTCCCCGGAGCGGCGCTCGACGCGGCCCTCACGCTCGAGCTTCACGAGATGGGACTGGACCGAGAGCTGGGCCACGGGGTGGAGGGCCGGAGGCACGTCCTGATAGACGCGGGCGACGATCTCGGGCACCGTCTCGGCCCCGCGGCCGAGGGCGGCGACGATCTGCGCCTCACGCTCGAGGCGATGGGCGAGGTA of Candidatus Methylomirabilota bacterium contains these proteins:
- a CDS encoding GspH/FimT family pseudopilin, with amino-acid sequence MRIRGERGVTLIELGAVLALLAVGVGLAAPAVGALGRVTETFRANGAAGDLYAAVHATRARARATGVMHALVIERDGHAFRIVENPGRQARTVVGPHALVDGVVSSGNTTIRFSPKGFAVPFGTLTVRAGGEVRRVIINILGRVRIATGELPR